A DNA window from Flavisolibacter ginsenosidimutans contains the following coding sequences:
- the xth gene encoding exodeoxyribonuclease III produces the protein MKIATYNVNGISSRLPVLLRWLDETKPDVACLQELKAPQEKFPEDAIKEAGYSAVWHGQKSWNGVAILSRGAKPEERRRGVPANDDDEQSRYIEATVDDVIVGCLYLPNGNPAPGPKFDYKLRWMERFSKHTQDLIDSGKPVVLTGDYNVIPTDQDAYKPERWVNDALFKPESKEAFKNILAQGWTDAIRKLYPDENIYTYWDYFRNAFGRNAGIRIDHFLLSPSLEKRLKGGGVDKQVRGWEKTSDHAPVWIELKASH, from the coding sequence ATGAAGATCGCAACCTACAACGTCAACGGCATCTCATCCCGCCTTCCCGTTCTCCTTCGCTGGCTTGATGAAACAAAACCCGATGTTGCCTGCTTACAAGAACTCAAAGCGCCGCAGGAAAAATTTCCCGAAGACGCCATCAAAGAAGCCGGCTACAGCGCCGTGTGGCACGGACAAAAAAGCTGGAACGGCGTGGCCATTTTATCACGTGGTGCAAAGCCCGAAGAGCGGAGACGCGGCGTGCCCGCAAACGACGATGACGAACAAAGCCGCTACATCGAAGCAACCGTTGACGATGTAATTGTTGGTTGTCTTTATCTGCCCAACGGCAATCCCGCACCGGGACCAAAATTCGATTACAAGTTGCGGTGGATGGAACGTTTCAGCAAACACACACAGGATCTGATTGATTCCGGCAAGCCCGTTGTTCTCACCGGCGATTACAACGTCATTCCTACCGATCAAGATGCCTACAAACCCGAACGCTGGGTGAACGATGCGCTCTTCAAACCCGAAAGCAAGGAAGCCTTCAAAAACATTCTTGCGCAAGGCTGGACAGACGCCATTCGCAAGCTTTATCCCGACGAAAATATTTACACGTACTGGGATTATTTCCGCAACGCTTTTGGCCGCAATGCCGGCATTCGTATTGATCATTTTTTGTTGAGTCCTTCGCTGGAGAAAAGATTAAAAGGAGGCGGCGTTGACAAGCAGGTTCGCGGCTGGGAAAAAACCAGCGACCACGCGCCGGTATGGATTGAATTAAAAGCTTCGCATTAA
- the rlmD gene encoding 23S rRNA (uracil(1939)-C(5))-methyltransferase RlmD gives MNIGQQPTDHDTEAVVKTAALSFLKEAAVDSAVFLPPVKKKKKDTVLEQVLVEAYAAEGKSLARRDGKVIFIEGAVPGDVVDLRLGKNKKDWAEGQPLKFHVYSKERAEPFCRHFGVCGGCQWQMLPYEKQLQYKHQQVKDNLSRIGKIQLPEFLPIVGAQEDKFYRNKLEFTFSTKEFTPQPPKEGLPAAQPSLVENTANGAKSSESEVSALAPPTASGAGGVAGALGFHAKGFFDKVVQIEKCWLQAEPQNALRNALRDFAFQKGYSFYDFREHKGLLRNLQFRICTTGEVMVNVVFGEDDKKGRQEILSFVEKNFPDITTLLYTVNLKWNDSLYDQEPVVYKGKGFVEEKLEDFRFKIGPKSFFQTNTKQGEKLYQITRHFAELNGSQTLYDLYCGTGSIGIFCSRGAKKIIGVEAIDAAVQDAKENALLNGIGHAQFFTGDVIEVCNDDFFAAHGKPDVIITDPPRAGMHTKLVEKILDMEAPTVVYVSCNPATQARDLSLLDAKYAVTKVQPVDMFPHTHHIENVVQLKRR, from the coding sequence ATGAACATCGGCCAACAACCAACGGACCACGATACCGAAGCAGTTGTTAAAACCGCTGCTCTTTCTTTTTTGAAAGAGGCAGCAGTTGATTCGGCTGTATTTTTACCGCCTGTGAAAAAGAAGAAAAAAGATACGGTTTTAGAACAGGTTTTGGTAGAGGCTTACGCGGCCGAGGGCAAGTCCCTGGCCCGCCGCGACGGCAAAGTGATTTTTATTGAAGGCGCTGTGCCCGGCGACGTAGTGGACCTTCGGTTGGGCAAGAATAAAAAGGATTGGGCCGAAGGACAGCCCTTAAAATTTCACGTCTATTCAAAAGAAAGAGCCGAGCCTTTTTGTCGGCACTTTGGCGTGTGCGGCGGTTGCCAGTGGCAAATGTTGCCCTACGAGAAACAACTCCAGTACAAGCACCAGCAGGTAAAAGACAATCTCAGTCGCATTGGCAAAATACAATTGCCGGAATTTTTACCGATAGTTGGAGCTCAGGAAGATAAATTCTATCGCAACAAATTAGAGTTCACCTTTAGCACAAAAGAATTTACCCCCCAACCTCCTAAAGAAGGCTTGCCGGCCGCGCAGCCCTCGCTTGTCGAAAACACTGCCAATGGAGCAAAATCGTCGGAAAGCGAGGTCAGTGCGTTGGCACCCCCGACCGCTTCAGGGGCGGGTGGGGTAGCGGGTGCACTGGGCTTTCATGCCAAAGGCTTTTTTGACAAAGTGGTGCAAATTGAAAAGTGCTGGCTGCAGGCCGAGCCGCAAAATGCGCTTCGCAATGCACTGCGGGACTTTGCTTTCCAAAAGGGCTACAGCTTTTATGATTTTCGCGAACACAAAGGCTTGTTGCGCAATTTGCAATTCCGCATCTGCACCACCGGCGAGGTAATGGTGAACGTTGTGTTTGGCGAAGACGACAAAAAAGGCCGGCAGGAAATTCTTTCTTTCGTTGAGAAAAACTTTCCGGACATTACCACGCTCTTGTACACGGTTAATCTGAAATGGAACGATTCGCTTTACGACCAGGAGCCGGTTGTGTACAAAGGCAAAGGCTTCGTGGAGGAAAAGCTTGAAGATTTCCGGTTTAAAATCGGGCCGAAGTCTTTCTTTCAAACCAACACAAAGCAAGGAGAGAAACTCTACCAAATCACCCGCCATTTTGCGGAGTTGAACGGTTCGCAAACCCTGTATGATTTGTATTGCGGCACGGGCAGCATTGGTATTTTTTGCAGCCGCGGCGCCAAAAAAATTATCGGTGTGGAAGCCATTGACGCGGCTGTGCAGGACGCAAAAGAAAATGCTTTGCTCAACGGTATTGGCCATGCGCAATTTTTTACCGGCGATGTGATTGAAGTCTGCAACGATGATTTTTTCGCGGCGCACGGAAAGCCCGACGTCATCATCACCGATCCGCCGCGAGCCGGGATGCACACAAAACTGGTAGAGAAAATTTTAGACATGGAAGCGCCAACTGTGGTGTACGTGAGTTGTAACCCGGCTACGCAGGCAAGAGACCTTTCGCTGTTAGACGCAAAATACGCGGTAACAAAAGTGCAGCCCGTTGACATGTTTCCGCACACGCACCACATTGAAAACGTTGTTCAGCTAAAAAGAAGATAA
- the trmB gene encoding tRNA (guanosine(46)-N7)-methyltransferase TrmB yields the protein MGQKKLVRFAELETFSNVLQYPENTQGTWNTFFENRNPLVLELACGKGEYTVGLAELYPTKNFIGVDKKGNRLWVGAKKAINHHRRNVAFLRIQIEQIEQYFGTEEVDEIWITFPDPQLRISKAKKRLTHPRFLRSYFQILKPGGKIHLKTDSPDLYNFTKKVAGMYGCKILQDVDDVHAAPGLRQELYIKTHYESLDIAGSNRVHYLCFSLPEHLPSPLLDKTLQQQLRDEAGMD from the coding sequence ATGGGTCAAAAAAAACTGGTGCGCTTTGCCGAGTTGGAAACCTTTTCGAACGTGTTGCAATACCCCGAAAACACGCAAGGCACATGGAATACGTTTTTCGAAAACAGAAACCCGCTGGTGTTGGAACTGGCTTGTGGCAAAGGCGAATACACAGTAGGCCTTGCGGAACTTTATCCAACTAAAAATTTTATCGGTGTTGACAAGAAGGGAAACCGTTTGTGGGTGGGTGCAAAAAAGGCCATCAATCATCACCGGCGGAACGTAGCCTTCCTGCGCATCCAGATCGAACAAATAGAACAATACTTTGGGACCGAAGAAGTGGACGAAATCTGGATTACTTTTCCCGACCCGCAGCTTCGCATTTCCAAGGCAAAAAAGCGGCTGACGCATCCGCGCTTTTTGCGCAGCTATTTCCAAATTTTAAAACCCGGCGGAAAAATTCACCTCAAAACCGACAGCCCCGATTTGTACAACTTCACCAAAAAAGTGGCCGGCATGTACGGCTGCAAGATTTTGCAGGACGTTGACGACGTTCACGCCGCACCGGGCCTGCGGCAGGAACTTTACATTAAAACACATTACGAAAGCCTTGACATTGCCGGCAGCAACCGCGTGCATTATCTCTGTTTCTCTTTGCCGGAACATTTGCCCTCGCCGCTTTTGGACAAAACCCTGCAACAACAATTGCGCGATGAAGCAGGGATGGATTGA
- the gcvH gene encoding glycine cleavage system protein GcvH: MNYPDHLRYTKDHEWIRVEGDEAVIGITDFAQHELGDIVYVEIETVGKNLNAHEVFGTVEAVKTVSDLYLPVAGTITEVNPALNSNPELVNTDPYGEGWMVRMKPANVQEIDDLMDAAAYEKLAG; encoded by the coding sequence ATGAACTACCCGGATCATTTGCGCTACACCAAAGACCACGAATGGATTAGAGTTGAAGGCGACGAAGCCGTCATTGGCATTACCGATTTTGCCCAGCACGAATTGGGCGACATTGTTTACGTTGAAATTGAAACCGTGGGCAAAAACCTCAATGCTCACGAAGTTTTCGGCACGGTGGAAGCGGTGAAAACTGTATCGGATCTTTACCTGCCCGTAGCCGGTACCATTACCGAAGTAAATCCTGCCCTGAACAGCAATCCCGAGCTGGTGAATACCGATCCTTACGGCGAAGGCTGGATGGTGCGCATGAAGCCCGCAAACGTGCAGGAGATTGACGACCTGATGGACGCGGCGGCCTACGAAAAGCTGGCGGGTTGA
- a CDS encoding sterol desaturase family protein produces the protein MKFEKIHNKGQAQLFENPVLEFFTKGHPLVIWGMYLPFIVGLPIYAGRELGFSGGKIAAWFIGAMFFWTFFEYLAHRYAFHLSPKGQRTKKFVYIMHGNHHHYPRDRQRLFMPPLPSLILASALFVVQYLILKENVFVFFPGFILGYLMYASMHYAIHAWNPPFKWMKPLWRNHHLHHYKDEEKGFGVSSTIWDLVFGTMFDLKKEKEDKAKVQELMFEKKRQAVG, from the coding sequence ATGAAGTTTGAGAAAATCCACAACAAAGGCCAGGCACAGCTCTTCGAGAATCCTGTGTTGGAATTTTTTACCAAGGGACACCCCCTGGTCATCTGGGGCATGTACCTTCCCTTCATTGTCGGTCTTCCCATTTATGCCGGCCGCGAACTTGGATTTAGCGGCGGCAAAATAGCCGCATGGTTTATCGGCGCCATGTTCTTCTGGACATTTTTTGAATACCTGGCGCACCGCTATGCTTTTCATCTCAGTCCGAAGGGTCAACGCACCAAGAAGTTTGTGTACATCATGCACGGCAATCACCATCACTATCCCCGCGACCGTCAGCGCCTTTTTATGCCGCCGCTGCCAAGCCTTATCCTGGCTTCGGCTTTGTTCGTTGTTCAATACCTCATTTTAAAAGAAAACGTCTTTGTTTTCTTCCCGGGCTTTATTCTGGGCTACCTGATGTATGCTTCCATGCACTACGCCATTCACGCCTGGAACCCGCCGTTTAAATGGATGAAACCCTTGTGGCGCAACCACCACCTGCATCATTACAAGGACGAAGAAAAAGGCTTTGGCGTTAGCTCCACCATCTGGGACCTTGTCTTCGGCACCATGTTCGATTTGAAAAAGGAAAAAGAAGACAAGGCAAAAGTGCAGGAACTGATGTTTGAGAAGAAGCGGCAGGCGGTTGGCTAA
- a CDS encoding RNA polymerase sigma factor codes for MGIKQTYDERELVAALRTKDDQAFGYLYDHYSGALYSVVKQIVGDAEVSNDVLQETFVNIWRKIELYDESKGRLFTWMLNIARNAAIDKTRSKSFQQSSRQQPIVEADGAYGTVKPGADDFGLKKVLQKLKDEQRLLIDLSYFQGYTHEQISKALDIPLGTVKTRIRTALTQLRTLLQ; via the coding sequence TTGGGCATTAAGCAGACATACGATGAGCGGGAACTGGTGGCGGCTCTTCGCACGAAGGACGACCAGGCCTTTGGTTATTTGTATGACCATTATTCGGGTGCGCTGTACAGTGTCGTGAAACAAATTGTCGGGGATGCGGAGGTGAGCAATGACGTACTTCAGGAAACCTTCGTTAACATCTGGCGCAAAATTGAGCTGTACGACGAAAGCAAAGGACGCCTCTTTACCTGGATGCTCAACATTGCACGCAACGCCGCCATTGACAAAACCCGGTCAAAATCGTTTCAGCAAAGCAGCCGGCAACAGCCGATCGTGGAAGCCGACGGCGCTTACGGCACCGTGAAGCCCGGTGCGGATGATTTTGGTTTGAAAAAGGTGTTGCAGAAATTGAAGGACGAACAGAGGCTGCTCATTGATTTATCCTACTTCCAGGGATACACGCACGAGCAGATTTCGAAAGCGTTGGACATTCCGCTTGGCACGGTGAAAACCCGCATCCGGACTGCCCTTACACAATTAAGAACCCTATTGCAGTGA
- a CDS encoding DUF5522 domain-containing protein, whose protein sequence is MKQGWIEGEDYYVSEAGLVVFTAKYLLERGYCCGNGCKHCPYNFEAVAEPKRSYLLANRKEHEL, encoded by the coding sequence ATGAAGCAGGGATGGATTGAAGGCGAAGATTATTACGTGAGCGAAGCCGGGCTGGTAGTTTTTACTGCCAAATATTTACTGGAACGAGGCTATTGCTGCGGCAACGGCTGCAAACATTGTCCGTACAATTTTGAAGCCGTTGCCGAGCCCAAACGGTCGTATCTTTTAGCAAACAGAAAAGAACACGAGCTTTAA
- a CDS encoding right-handed parallel beta-helix repeat-containing protein yields the protein MNHPRFANSKHLLCTAAFQLFVFVLFAQNKTYYVSPAGNDANDGLTTGTAWQTTAKVSGFSFQPGDKILFEGGQTFTGFLEFGNDDNGTGKATVNANTTTGLYAYNVGGMEVQNLVFTANGATNNTANGVEFYTDQTVTNLDHIVVNNVEVYGYGGRGILVGGWGTTKGYNGVRITNCIARNNGRAGIEIYHSSLQYINTNVYVAYCRAYQNDGRSDFTANYSGSGIIVSGSDGALVEYCEAFENGKNNGGTDGGPIGIWFHNLKNGTIQFCESHHNKAGLNADGGGFDLDGGCQNCTVQYCYSHDNEGAGYGLFEYGSDNAFTNNVVRYNISQNDGRKNDYGGIALWGVDASHKITNTEIYNNTVYVNNAAVVNGTPSAVMILNDNASQIHLRNNIFYVTGGANMLDAATTADVSAILFQNNNYYAESGGNFLWGVNTYTTLNAWKAAATGQEMLNATSVGSAANPLLVNAGGGGTIGPASGGDLLALTAYQLQGSSALINAGLNLSSLFGINPGTRDFYNNPIPINGAYDIGAHEFGYVALPVSYITLTGRLSEKTLYVSWMLNSTRTVEKVVVETSTDGRNFLSLKEYNGLNQLQAAESIAGNFPNVLFCRAKAVGKTGEVEYSKIVRLQKSSLQNTLNVYPVPATNTIFVQSVLPLKAGVLVLRNAAGQVVLQKEIAAGTTSLSLDLSALTSGVYMGELKSSDGLQQAFKVSKQ from the coding sequence ATGAATCATCCACGCTTCGCAAATAGTAAACACCTGCTTTGCACAGCCGCATTCCAGCTTTTCGTCTTTGTTCTTTTTGCGCAAAACAAAACTTATTACGTAAGCCCCGCGGGCAACGATGCGAACGACGGCCTGACAACGGGCACCGCCTGGCAAACCACGGCCAAAGTGAGCGGCTTTTCTTTTCAACCCGGCGATAAAATTCTTTTTGAAGGCGGCCAAACCTTTACCGGCTTTCTCGAATTTGGAAACGACGACAACGGCACGGGCAAGGCAACCGTCAATGCCAACACGACAACCGGCTTGTATGCCTACAACGTGGGCGGCATGGAAGTGCAAAACCTCGTTTTTACCGCCAACGGCGCCACCAACAACACGGCCAACGGCGTAGAGTTTTACACGGATCAAACCGTGACCAACCTTGACCACATTGTGGTGAACAACGTGGAAGTTTACGGCTACGGCGGCAGGGGTATTTTGGTTGGCGGCTGGGGCACCACAAAAGGCTACAACGGCGTTCGCATTACCAACTGCATTGCCCGCAACAACGGCCGCGCCGGCATAGAAATTTATCATTCGTCGTTGCAGTATATAAACACCAACGTTTACGTGGCTTATTGCCGTGCTTATCAAAATGACGGCCGGAGCGATTTCACCGCAAACTATTCCGGCAGTGGAATTATTGTTAGCGGCTCTGACGGCGCATTGGTGGAATATTGCGAAGCCTTTGAAAACGGAAAAAACAACGGCGGAACAGACGGCGGCCCGATTGGCATTTGGTTTCACAACCTGAAAAACGGTACCATCCAGTTTTGCGAAAGCCATCACAACAAAGCCGGGCTGAACGCCGACGGCGGCGGTTTTGATTTAGACGGCGGATGCCAAAATTGTACGGTGCAATATTGCTACAGCCACGACAACGAAGGCGCGGGTTACGGCCTGTTTGAATACGGATCGGACAACGCCTTTACGAACAACGTTGTCCGCTACAACATCAGCCAGAACGACGGCCGGAAGAACGACTACGGCGGCATCGCGTTGTGGGGTGTGGATGCTTCGCACAAAATCACCAACACGGAGATATACAACAACACGGTTTACGTGAACAACGCCGCCGTTGTAAACGGCACGCCTTCAGCCGTTATGATCTTAAACGACAACGCTTCACAAATTCATCTACGAAACAATATTTTTTACGTAACGGGCGGCGCCAACATGCTTGACGCGGCTACCACGGCCGATGTATCTGCCATCCTTTTTCAAAACAATAATTACTATGCGGAAAGTGGTGGCAATTTTTTGTGGGGCGTGAACACCTATACAACGCTCAACGCCTGGAAAGCCGCAGCCACAGGCCAGGAAATGCTAAACGCAACATCAGTAGGCAGTGCGGCAAATCCGTTGTTGGTAAACGCGGGTGGTGGTGGAACTATCGGGCCGGCTTCGGGTGGCGATCTGCTTGCGTTAACGGCCTATCAGCTTCAAGGTTCTTCCGCGTTAATTAATGCCGGATTAAATCTCTCGTCCTTGTTCGGCATTAATCCGGGCACGAGAGATTTTTACAACAATCCCATCCCAATAAACGGGGCTTATGACATAGGTGCGCATGAGTTTGGATACGTTGCTTTGCCCGTTTCATACATTACACTTACCGGCCGGCTTTCAGAAAAAACCTTGTACGTAAGCTGGATGCTCAACAGCACCAGAACGGTTGAAAAAGTTGTTGTGGAAACAAGTACAGACGGACGAAACTTTCTGTCCTTGAAAGAATACAATGGCCTTAACCAACTTCAGGCTGCAGAAAGTATAGCGGGTAATTTCCCGAACGTTTTGTTTTGTCGTGCGAAGGCCGTTGGCAAAACCGGCGAGGTCGAATACTCGAAGATTGTGCGCCTGCAAAAAAGCAGTTTGCAAAACACGCTGAACGTTTACCCGGTTCCGGCGACCAACACAATTTTTGTTCAATCGGTACTGCCGTTAAAAGCCGGTGTACTGGTGTTGCGCAATGCGGCAGGACAAGTTGTTTTGCAGAAAGAAATTGCGGCAGGTACGACTTCTTTGTCGCTTGATTTGTCTGCGTTGACAAGCGGCGTTTACATGGGCGAGTTAAAAAGCAGTGATGGTTTGCAGCAGGCTTTTAAAGTGAGCAAGCAATAA
- a CDS encoding MGMT family protein has protein sequence MAKEKRPAQESLKSIKPSGKKDESFFEQVFDVVRLIPKGRVTSFGAIAAALGTKLSARMVGWAMNSAHNVKPKVPAHRVVNRNGMLSGKMHFATPTQMQELLEKEGVKVADDKVVDFEKRYWDPATALSL, from the coding sequence ATGGCGAAAGAAAAACGTCCTGCACAAGAATCTTTAAAAAGCATAAAGCCATCCGGCAAAAAAGACGAAAGTTTTTTTGAGCAGGTGTTTGACGTGGTGCGGCTGATACCGAAAGGAAGGGTAACGTCATTCGGCGCAATAGCCGCTGCGCTGGGCACAAAGCTGTCGGCGCGGATGGTGGGCTGGGCCATGAATTCGGCACACAACGTAAAACCAAAAGTGCCGGCGCACAGAGTGGTCAACAGAAACGGAATGTTGAGCGGCAAAATGCACTTTGCTACACCCACGCAAATGCAGGAATTGTTGGAAAAAGAAGGCGTGAAAGTGGCGGATGATAAAGTGGTGGATTTTGAAAAAAGATATTGGGATCCGGCCACCGCGCTTTCGCTTTAA
- a CDS encoding DNA adenine methylase has translation MKLPHPIPYQGSKRNIADQILRYFPGSFNRLIEPFAGSAAITIASAYYFKANRFVVNDINEPLANLWDAIINNPKTIIKHYHDIWHGQLGNEEEYYYQIRDEFNQSKKPEYLLFLLAKCVKAAVRYNAQGEFNQSPDKRRLGRNPAMMRNDILRVSQLLKGKTEILSNDYQNVLDGATEWDLVYMDPPYQGTGVNGGFNYAGNIEFENFVVSLVELNSRNVPFILSYDGRTGDKTYGLPLPTALNLTKIEINAGRSSQATLLNRREFTYEAVFLSPALVTKIDLQRLTGITSCQIDLFAAHG, from the coding sequence ATGAAATTACCACATCCTATTCCATATCAAGGTAGCAAGCGCAACATCGCTGATCAAATTTTGCGATACTTTCCTGGAAGTTTTAACCGCTTGATCGAGCCGTTTGCCGGTTCTGCTGCCATCACCATTGCTTCTGCTTATTATTTCAAAGCGAACCGTTTTGTCGTCAATGACATCAATGAACCGTTGGCAAATCTTTGGGATGCGATTATCAACAATCCAAAAACAATTATTAAACACTATCACGACATCTGGCATGGACAATTGGGCAATGAAGAAGAATATTATTATCAGATTAGAGATGAATTCAATCAATCAAAAAAGCCAGAATATTTACTTTTCCTGTTGGCAAAATGCGTGAAGGCGGCTGTACGATATAATGCACAAGGAGAATTTAACCAGAGTCCTGATAAAAGACGATTGGGTAGAAATCCTGCAATGATGCGCAATGATATTTTGCGGGTGTCACAACTTTTGAAAGGCAAAACAGAAATCCTTTCAAACGATTATCAAAACGTTTTAGACGGAGCAACAGAATGGGATTTGGTTTATATGGACCCGCCTTATCAAGGTACGGGTGTAAATGGGGGCTTTAACTACGCCGGCAACATAGAATTTGAAAATTTTGTCGTGTCGCTCGTCGAATTAAACAGCCGCAACGTGCCGTTCATTCTTAGCTACGATGGAAGAACCGGTGATAAAACTTACGGACTTCCCTTGCCAACGGCTCTCAATCTCACTAAGATTGAAATTAACGCAGGCCGCTCATCGCAGGCTACATTGCTCAATCGGCGTGAGTTTACTTATGAAGCCGTATTTTTATCTCCTGCTTTGGTTACTAAAATTGACTTGCAAAGATTAACCGGCATTACATCCTGCCAAATAGACCTTTTTGCGGCGCATGGCTAA
- a CDS encoding HNH endonuclease signature motif containing protein — MAKKEKQTAYPKEFLEHLQSITATRARVVIDHILKYGFITTDDLQDKEKFGHSYTQGPRAARDVREAGIPLETYRVKSERTGRWIAAYKFGDLTQIQTGRIAGRIQFSKHFKHQLYEACSGRCKICNGQFEERYLQVDHRVPYEVAGDTLDRSPEHFMLLCGSCNRAKSWSCEHCENWQRLKQPKDCLQCYWGTPDNYNHIAMEQVRRLDLQWSGDEIKYYDAIKLIAQQQNIELPKFIKQVLAKRANRK, encoded by the coding sequence ATGGCTAAAAAAGAAAAACAGACTGCTTACCCGAAAGAATTTTTAGAGCATTTACAATCTATCACGGCCACCCGGGCAAGAGTTGTAATTGACCACATTCTTAAGTATGGCTTTATTACCACCGATGACCTTCAAGACAAAGAAAAATTCGGTCATAGTTATACACAAGGCCCAAGAGCTGCGAGAGATGTTCGTGAAGCTGGTATTCCCTTAGAAACTTATCGTGTAAAGTCTGAAAGGACAGGAAGGTGGATAGCAGCTTACAAATTTGGAGACTTAACACAAATTCAAACAGGGCGCATTGCAGGCCGCATCCAGTTTTCAAAACATTTCAAGCATCAGCTATACGAGGCTTGCAGTGGACGTTGTAAGATATGTAACGGTCAATTTGAAGAACGTTACTTACAGGTTGACCACCGCGTTCCTTATGAAGTAGCCGGTGATACGTTGGATAGAAGTCCAGAGCATTTTATGTTGCTATGTGGCTCTTGCAACAGAGCAAAGTCATGGAGTTGTGAACACTGTGAGAACTGGCAAAGATTAAAGCAACCGAAAGATTGTTTGCAGTGTTATTGGGGAACTCCTGACAACTATAATCATATCGCGATGGAACAAGTAAGACGGCTTGACTTGCAATGGAGCGGTGACGAAATCAAATATTACGATGCAATAAAACTTATTGCCCAACAACAGAATATCGAACTGCCGAAGTTCATTAAACAAGTTCTTGCGAAGAGGGCGAACAGAAAATAA
- a CDS encoding anti-sigma factor has product MNVKEYINSGIVESYVLGLATDAERQEFEQLCATYPEIAGARDAFERSLETQAMQDAVAPPAYLKEKIAQVIAPSVAGNGLENESSQAPVRRMNVWKLLAAACFVGLLGVGYWAYTTNEKNKELETSRAATEKQLQQSTAQLESLQQQADMMTKPGVKMVSLKGTAMAPQAQTTIFWDTTGTKDVYLMVNNLPQPASDKQYQLWALLNGKPIDLGMLEVKEKRLLVKMKNVQNAQAFAITLEEKGGSPTPKGQMYVLGNL; this is encoded by the coding sequence GTGAACGTAAAAGAATACATAAACAGCGGAATTGTGGAAAGCTACGTGCTGGGCCTTGCCACGGATGCCGAACGCCAGGAGTTCGAGCAACTGTGTGCAACCTATCCCGAAATAGCCGGAGCAAGAGATGCGTTTGAACGTTCATTGGAGACGCAAGCCATGCAGGACGCCGTGGCGCCGCCGGCTTATCTGAAAGAGAAAATAGCGCAGGTCATTGCGCCCTCAGTTGCGGGAAACGGTTTGGAAAATGAAAGTTCGCAAGCACCCGTGCGGCGCATGAACGTATGGAAACTATTGGCCGCCGCTTGTTTCGTTGGCTTGCTTGGCGTTGGCTACTGGGCTTACACAACCAACGAAAAGAACAAAGAATTAGAAACAAGCCGGGCCGCAACGGAAAAACAATTGCAGCAGTCAACCGCGCAATTGGAAAGCTTGCAACAGCAAGCCGACATGATGACGAAGCCGGGTGTAAAAATGGTTTCGCTCAAAGGAACGGCAATGGCGCCGCAGGCGCAAACCACCATCTTTTGGGACACCACCGGAACCAAAGACGTTTACCTGATGGTGAACAACCTGCCGCAACCGGCCTCGGATAAACAGTACCAGTTGTGGGCTTTGCTTAACGGCAAACCCATTGACCTGGGAATGCTCGAGGTAAAAGAGAAACGCCTGTTGGTAAAAATGAAGAACGTGCAAAACGCACAGGCCTTTGCCATTACGCTGGAGGAAAAAGGCGGAAGCCCCACGCCCAAAGGACAGATGTACGTTCTGGGGAATTTGTAA